One window of the Populus nigra chromosome 4, ddPopNigr1.1, whole genome shotgun sequence genome contains the following:
- the LOC133691688 gene encoding GDSL esterase/lipase At4g28780, which produces MSIPRIFLITTLTVALAMAMVATIVPQAEAARAFFVFGDSLVDSGNNNYLATTARADSPPYGIDYPTHRPTGRFSNGFNFPDIISQSMGLEPTLPYLSPELNGQRLLNGANFASAGIGILNDTGIQFVNILRMFRQFQLFEEYQRRVSAIIGADRTQQLVNNALVLITLGGNDFVNNYFLTPFAPRRRQFSLPDYCRFLVSEYRKLLMRLYDLGGRRILVTGTGPLGCVPAELAMSGSTNGECAPEPQRAAQIFNPQLFQMLQSLNRELGSDVFITANAFAMNTDLINSPQRFGFVTSKVACCGQGLYNGLGLCTVVSNLCPNRNVYVFWDAFHPTERANRVLVQQLMTGTTEYMNPMNLSTIMALDAKL; this is translated from the exons ATGTCAATTCCTAGGATTTTTCTCATCACCACCCTGACTGTTGCCCTGGCAATGGCAATGGTTGCAACAATTGTACCTCAAGCAGAGGCAGCTCGTGCTTTCTTTGTGTTTGGTGACTCACTTGTTGACAGTGGCAACAACAATTACTTGGCCACTACTGCTCGTGCTGATTCTCCACCTTATGGCATTGATTATCCAACCCACAGACCAACTGGCCGCTTCTCTAATGGCTTCAACTTCCCTGATATCATCA GTCAGTCAATGGGTTTAGAGCCAACATTGCCATACTTAAGTCCAGAACTCAATGGACAAAGACTACTCAATGGTGCCAACTTTGCTTCTGCCGGAATTGGAATCCTCAATGACACCGGAATTCAATTT GTAAACATATTAAGAATGTTCAGGCAATTTCAGCTGTTTGAAGAATACCAGCGACGAGTCAGTGCAATTATAGGAGCAGACCGGACACAGCAGTTAGTGAATAATGCCCTAGTCCTTATAACACTTGGTGGTAATGACTTCGTTAACAACTATTTCTTGACACCATTCGCACCTAGAAGAAGACAATTCTCCCTTCCCGATTATTGCCGGTTTCTTGTCTCAGAGTATAGGAAACTCCTCATG AGGCTGTATGATTTGGGGGGCAGAAGGATCCTGGTGACTGGAACTGGACCATTGGGTTGTGTTCCTGCGGAGTTAGCCATGTCTGGAAGCACGAACGGAGAATGTGCACCGGAGCCGCAAAGAGCTGCGCAGATATTTAATCCTCAGCTCTTCCAAATGCTTCAGAGTCTCAACAGAGAATTAGGCTCTGATGTTTTCATTACTGCTAATGCATTTGCAATGAATACTGACTTGATCAATAGTCCCCAAAGATTTG GCTTTGTTACATCAAAGGTAGCGTGCTGTGGCCAAGGTCTGTACAATGGACTCGGATTATGCACAGTGGTTTCGAACCTGTGTCCCAACAGGAACGTCTATGTATTCTGGGATGCTTTCCATCCAACAGAAAGGGCTAACCGAGTCCTTGTGCAGCAGCTGATGACAGGGACTACCGAGTACATGAACCCGATGAACCTTAGCACCATCATGGCCCTGGATGCCAAGCTCTAA